One window of the Labilibaculum sp. genome contains the following:
- a CDS encoding RagB/SusD family nutrient uptake outer membrane protein, with amino-acid sequence MRKYSYITLFKGLIFGAFTIFMVGCNDYLDVTPPSQISPESYLWDEAHLAAYTINYYVDDKEYNEGRDDKGGRLPSHYGSGGESFYFNDLATDNETTRGSSNKYVPGVWTVGATGGDWNFYNINALNYYLQTVVPRYEAGEISGNTTNVSHYVGEGYFLRAHEYFFRLRKIGDFPIIKETLPDNQEALTMASKRQPRNEVARFILEDLDKAIGLLKDNPDGGKVRITRKAALLLKARVALFEATWLKYHAGTPMVPNGPAWPGADKDYNSSYAFPSGSLDGEIDYFLTEAMNASKEVADAVGLVNNSEVIQESESQAVNDYYNMFAAPDPSSYSEVLMYRNYSVDLGRAHSYNHYIYHGAQKGYTHQMEHTFLMQNGLPVYAAGSGYQGDDHIQDTKIDRDWRWRLFMKAPGEVKAFKNIATPETFEMAPVVYSSDGKYSTSTGYMLGKGYALDYNMQLLGQDITAPVIFRAAEAYLIYIEACYVKNGSVDSKADTYWRALRARAGVEEDYNKTIAATDMNQEALYDWGAYSHGSLVDATLYNIRRERRCELIGEGQRYYDLLRWRAMDQLNGFQIEGCKIWGPMKDDYEDGILLADQADEKKNTTSSSFLSEYLRPYQIVQSNNNFYNGLYFTEAHYLEPISIKHFLNTASDGETISTSPIYQNPGWPTVAGQGAEQ; translated from the coding sequence ATGCGAAAATACAGTTATATAACATTATTTAAAGGTCTTATTTTTGGGGCATTCACCATATTTATGGTTGGTTGCAACGATTACTTAGATGTTACTCCACCTTCTCAAATCTCACCAGAGAGTTATTTGTGGGATGAAGCTCATTTAGCTGCATATACGATTAATTACTATGTAGATGATAAAGAGTATAACGAAGGCAGAGATGATAAAGGAGGTAGATTACCCAGCCATTATGGAAGTGGTGGAGAATCCTTTTATTTTAATGACTTAGCAACCGATAATGAAACAACCCGAGGTTCCAGTAATAAATATGTTCCTGGCGTTTGGACAGTAGGTGCAACAGGAGGAGATTGGAATTTCTACAATATTAATGCTCTGAATTATTACTTACAAACCGTTGTTCCTAGATATGAAGCAGGTGAGATTTCAGGTAATACTACTAATGTAAGTCATTATGTTGGTGAAGGTTATTTTTTACGTGCTCATGAATATTTCTTTAGATTAAGAAAAATAGGAGATTTTCCAATTATTAAGGAAACTTTACCTGATAATCAAGAAGCTCTTACCATGGCATCTAAAAGACAACCTAGGAATGAAGTTGCCAGATTTATTTTAGAAGATTTAGATAAAGCGATTGGTTTATTAAAGGATAATCCAGATGGAGGAAAAGTGCGTATTACGCGAAAAGCTGCACTTTTATTAAAAGCAAGAGTCGCTTTGTTTGAAGCAACCTGGTTAAAATATCATGCAGGAACTCCAATGGTTCCAAATGGTCCGGCTTGGCCAGGAGCTGATAAGGATTACAATAGTTCTTATGCATTTCCAAGTGGAAGTTTAGATGGTGAAATTGACTATTTCTTAACTGAGGCAATGAATGCTTCAAAAGAAGTGGCTGATGCTGTCGGACTTGTTAACAATAGTGAAGTAATTCAGGAGAGTGAAAGCCAAGCTGTGAATGATTACTATAACATGTTTGCTGCACCAGACCCTTCTTCTTACAGTGAGGTTTTGATGTATCGTAATTATTCAGTTGATTTGGGTAGAGCGCATAGTTATAATCATTATATCTATCATGGTGCACAAAAAGGATACACCCATCAAATGGAGCATACCTTTCTGATGCAAAATGGATTGCCTGTTTATGCTGCAGGAAGTGGATATCAGGGTGATGATCATATTCAGGATACAAAAATTGATAGAGACTGGCGTTGGAGATTGTTCATGAAAGCTCCTGGTGAAGTAAAGGCTTTTAAAAATATTGCCACTCCGGAAACTTTTGAAATGGCACCGGTTGTTTACAGTTCAGATGGAAAATATTCAACTTCTACAGGTTATATGCTTGGTAAAGGTTATGCTTTGGATTATAACATGCAGCTATTGGGGCAAGACATCACTGCTCCTGTAATTTTCAGAGCTGCTGAAGCGTATTTGATCTACATTGAAGCTTGTTATGTGAAAAATGGAAGTGTTGATAGTAAGGCAGATACATACTGGAGAGCTTTGCGTGCAAGAGCTGGTGTTGAGGAGGATTATAACAAAACAATTGCAGCTACAGATATGAATCAGGAGGCTCTGTACGATTGGGGAGCTTATTCACATGGAAGTTTAGTTGATGCAACATTATATAATATTCGTCGCGAACGCCGTTGTGAATTAATTGGAGAAGGTCAGCGTTATTACGATCTACTTCGTTGGAGGGCAATGGATCAATTAAATGGATTCCAAATAGAAGGTTGTAAAATATGGGGCCCAATGAAGGATGATTATGAAGATGGCATTTTGTTGGCAGATCAGGCTGACGAAAAGAAGAATACGACTTCATCTTCTTTCTTAAGTGAGTACTTACGTCCATATCAGATTGTTCAATCGAATAATAATTTCTACAACGGTCTTTATTTTACAGAGGCTCATTATCTTGAACCAATTTCTATAAAGCATTTTTTAAATACAGCTAGCGATGGCGAAACAATTTCGACATCTCCTATTTATCAAAACCCAGGTTGGCCTACAGTAGCAGGTCAGGGAGCTGAACAATAG
- a CDS encoding TonB-dependent receptor translates to MKEVFNILLKCRKIGGRKPLFSAAILIMLIINSFNVQAQEMQTITGKVTDTSGEALIGVNVVVKNTTIGVITDFDGHFVLEVPQDGTLVFSYLGFVAQTISPEGKTAINVTLKEDITKLDEVVVVGFGTQKKVNVTGSVATANAEDLKERPVANAVQALQGLIPGLNISNSGNGGELNAKKSINIRGIATIGDDSNGDPLILIDGMEGDINTINPQDIESISVLKDAAASSIYGSRAPFGVVLVTTKRGKEGKTVINYNNSFRFSTPVLLPDMQNSWEFVNFYDDANFNVSNSHLYSDDYKNLVHSYYKGELDPTDVAYPGSGGKWNYDYTYGNVDWLKEYYKHWSPSQEHNMSISGGSKGVTYYVSSNYMTQDGFMRYGTESYDRFNLTGKISAELSKYVKIDYSNRFVRAEYGRPTNMNDGFYDNILRRARPVRPVADPNGYYMSDINYIQTMSEGGRQKEQNDKLTQQFRATFTPAKDWNIIGEMNISTDNNWTHWDQKRVYAHKQDDPEQTYKAITSPGNEQVYEYAYKSTFLNPNIYTNYTKEFGKHTLAGKLGFQSEQMKYRKMSAQRTDMVNLDMPVLDLTTNKENYSMMGQYQEWATAGFFSRVNYDFEGKYLAEFNLRYDGTSRFRVDKRWIWTPSFSLGWNIAREDFWSPLVDYLGTLKLRGSYGVLSNQNTTNWYPTYQTLNTGASNGMWLINGAKPNTASVPGLISTSLTWEKIKTTNFGVDFGMLSNRLNGSFDYFERKTENMVGPGIELPAILGIGVPKTNNTDLKTYGWELALQWRDKKGDFSYGVRLNISDSQTKILKYPNRTGDLGQYRSGELTGDIYGYTTIGIAKTDDEMNAHLAALTDGGQTALGSSWAAGDIMYADINGDGKIDNGSNTMNDMGDLKKIGNNTPRYLTGINLDAAWKGFDVQMFWQGVLKRDFDPGENSMVFWGATGSGQWWSTAMTEHLDYFRDDVNHPLGLNTDSYYPRPLFNNKNHKTQTRYLQDASYMRLKNLQIGYTFPKALVSRVGLQNLRLYVSGENLLTITNLSKTMDPETAGIGRQGGTVYPLSKTYSFGLSVNF, encoded by the coding sequence ATGAAGGAAGTATTTAATATTTTATTAAAATGTAGAAAAATAGGGGGAAGAAAACCTTTGTTTTCTGCAGCTATTTTAATTATGCTGATAATTAATTCATTTAATGTTCAGGCGCAAGAAATGCAAACGATTACAGGTAAAGTCACCGATACTTCTGGGGAAGCCTTAATTGGAGTTAATGTTGTTGTGAAAAATACAACTATTGGTGTAATTACCGATTTTGATGGTCACTTTGTTTTAGAGGTTCCTCAAGATGGTACTTTGGTTTTTTCTTATTTGGGTTTTGTTGCTCAAACGATTTCGCCTGAAGGGAAAACAGCAATTAATGTTACGCTTAAGGAAGATATCACTAAGCTTGATGAGGTGGTTGTAGTTGGTTTTGGTACACAAAAGAAAGTAAATGTTACCGGATCTGTTGCAACTGCCAATGCCGAAGATTTGAAAGAAAGGCCGGTGGCTAATGCTGTTCAGGCTTTACAAGGTTTAATTCCAGGATTAAATATCTCAAATAGTGGTAATGGAGGAGAATTAAATGCTAAAAAATCTATTAATATTAGAGGGATTGCAACAATTGGCGATGATTCAAATGGAGATCCATTGATTTTAATTGATGGAATGGAGGGTGATATCAATACCATTAATCCTCAGGATATAGAAAGTATATCAGTATTGAAGGATGCTGCAGCATCTTCGATTTATGGTTCTCGTGCACCATTTGGTGTAGTTTTGGTAACCACAAAGAGAGGAAAAGAAGGTAAAACTGTTATTAATTACAATAACAGTTTTAGATTCAGTACACCGGTATTACTTCCGGATATGCAAAATTCATGGGAGTTTGTGAACTTTTATGATGATGCCAATTTTAACGTATCTAACTCGCATTTGTATAGTGATGATTATAAAAATTTGGTACATAGTTATTATAAGGGAGAATTAGATCCCACAGATGTTGCTTATCCTGGTAGTGGAGGTAAGTGGAATTATGACTATACATATGGTAATGTAGATTGGTTAAAAGAGTATTATAAACATTGGTCTCCTTCACAAGAACACAATATGAGTATAAGTGGAGGAAGCAAGGGTGTTACTTATTATGTTTCTTCAAATTACATGACGCAAGATGGCTTTATGCGTTATGGCACAGAAAGTTATGATAGATTTAATTTAACGGGAAAGATTTCTGCGGAGTTGTCTAAATATGTTAAAATCGATTATTCAAATCGTTTTGTTCGTGCAGAATACGGAAGACCTACTAATATGAATGATGGTTTTTATGACAATATTTTACGGAGAGCACGACCAGTAAGACCTGTTGCAGATCCTAACGGCTATTATATGTCAGATATTAATTACATTCAGACCATGTCGGAAGGTGGACGTCAAAAGGAACAAAACGATAAATTGACACAACAATTTAGAGCCACATTTACACCTGCAAAAGATTGGAATATTATCGGGGAGATGAATATCAGTACTGATAATAACTGGACACATTGGGATCAAAAAAGAGTGTATGCTCATAAGCAAGATGATCCGGAACAAACATATAAAGCTATTACAAGTCCTGGGAATGAACAGGTGTATGAATATGCATATAAATCTACATTCCTGAACCCAAATATTTACACAAATTATACGAAAGAGTTCGGTAAACATACGCTTGCTGGAAAATTGGGTTTCCAGTCAGAGCAAATGAAATATCGTAAAATGAGTGCACAACGCACTGATATGGTTAATTTGGATATGCCTGTTTTAGATTTAACGACCAACAAAGAGAATTACTCTATGATGGGACAATATCAGGAATGGGCAACTGCAGGATTTTTTAGTAGAGTTAATTATGATTTTGAGGGTAAATATCTTGCAGAATTTAACTTGAGGTATGATGGTACTTCACGTTTCAGAGTTGATAAAAGATGGATTTGGACACCTTCTTTTTCATTGGGATGGAATATTGCTCGTGAAGATTTTTGGAGTCCTTTAGTTGACTATTTAGGGACTTTAAAACTTAGAGGGTCTTATGGTGTTTTATCAAATCAGAATACAACTAATTGGTATCCTACGTATCAGACTCTTAATACTGGTGCTTCCAATGGTATGTGGTTAATTAATGGAGCCAAACCAAATACGGCTTCAGTACCAGGTTTAATCTCTACAAGTTTGACTTGGGAAAAAATTAAAACCACGAACTTTGGGGTGGATTTTGGGATGTTGAGTAACCGATTAAACGGATCCTTTGATTACTTTGAAAGGAAAACGGAGAATATGGTTGGTCCTGGTATAGAGTTGCCTGCAATTTTAGGTATAGGTGTGCCAAAAACAAATAATACAGATTTAAAAACCTATGGTTGGGAATTGGCATTGCAATGGAGAGATAAAAAGGGTGACTTTAGCTATGGCGTTCGTCTAAATATTTCTGATTCTCAAACTAAGATTTTAAAATATCCTAATAGAACAGGAGATTTAGGTCAGTATCGTAGTGGTGAATTAACTGGTGATATTTATGGTTATACAACCATTGGAATCGCCAAAACGGATGATGAAATGAATGCTCATTTAGCTGCGTTAACCGATGGCGGACAGACTGCTTTGGGAAGTAGCTGGGCTGCTGGAGATATTATGTATGCAGATATTAATGGCGATGGTAAAATTGATAATGGAAGTAATACCATGAATGATATGGGAGATTTGAAAAAGATTGGAAACAATACACCTCGCTATCTTACTGGTATTAATTTAGATGCAGCATGGAAAGGATTTGATGTGCAGATGTTTTGGCAAGGTGTTCTGAAACGTGATTTTGATCCGGGAGAAAATAGTATGGTTTTTTGGGGAGCAACAGGTAGCGGTCAATGGTGGTCTACTGCAATGACAGAGCATTTGGATTATTTCCGTGATGATGTTAATCATCCTCTGGGTTTAAACACAGATTCATATTACCCTCGTCCGCTTTTTAATAATAAAAACCATAAAACTCAAACTAGATACCTGCAAGATGCTTCATATATGCGTTTGAAAAATCTTCAAATTGGATATACATTTCCTAAGGCATTGGTTAGCCGGGTAGGATTACAAAACTTAAGATTATATGTTTCCGGAGAAAACCTGTTGACAATTACTAATTTATCTAAAACGATGGATCCGGAAACAGCTGGTATTGGAAGACAGGGAGGTACAGTTTATCCATTGTCGAAAACATATAGTTTTGGTTTAAGTGTTAACTTCTAA
- a CDS encoding two-component regulator propeller domain-containing protein, producing MDQLPSNSVHRIFQDSEGYIWFGTPEGLCRYDGNRIKIFRSDIYSPNLFASNEISCIAEDNNNNLWIGTNEGLSILNRNTYQIKTHPDSILQSMVIRDILIGSDSTIWVGASNAVYRYNPDFSRKKRYTHNQNDSKSIPNGGINKLFEDSYHNIWLTLWEEGLHKYDTESDRFIQYPKIGRTNNPFKIFQDNQNNYWIGTWNDGLYKFTPNAKNDDLYTQITIPKTNYSEEEETFFSFTQDDNVEYIWSMSLSGLSTYMYDKSGDLIPVNTQELLKNTNNIFSEIIKDRDGSLWIGAFSEGVFKIDFDKPAISNFPTDVLNTKNNIAPSFTSICVDNDKDIWVNQNRLGLFIYSPETKTIRYFTEFEKLKNIPELLKTNNIIYISSLNEIWITNDQNTKIVKIKKKGSDITSLKESFLNNTYKAPGQINHIFEDNKSNIWIGTKNALFVQPRGSENIFLINKKIGSINEITQDTNDNLWIISNNKGIYKIAIPQIVTEDEISNLEIENIQSELLSDHIQSITADLSENIWIGTKEGSLIAYNATDKSFTNRTVDCGLKGEAILDIISDKYNNIWITTYKRIIEFNPKNNAYFVYSASDGVQINSHLKGSFCKTTDSKYIYIGGNRGYSRFIPSENLNSPLTKVQTKITDIKVQNKSILSQNSEVKFNFKNNSLVLRPEDKNIEIYFSTLDYINAKKIKYAYKLEGVDNDWVYPKNDRQFAVYNQLKKGHYTFCIKATDAHNLWSTNITKLTIDRKPAYYETNIAYLLYFLFFTLGIFLLFKIILGRSKLKNEVKITQIEKSKSEEITQTKLKYFTNISHDLLTPLTIINCLIDDIETTVQKNMPEFGIIRSNIVRLKRLLQQILDYRKVEGGKMELRVAKADISSFINNICYNHFIPMFDKKNILFELNSTPQEISAYFDADKMDKILFNLLSNAFKYTPRDGKIIVELTLLIRENTEFISIKVSDTGIGIQPEDIEHIFQRFYNNKTTDVSETNGIGLSLTKDLVELHHGKISVNSIPKTGSTFCIEIPIDKKSYTIEEIYPEAQSLDLNNIDDKLQEYPETSSKISNINILVVEDNVELLKIIQKRLLKSYNVLTAQNGLEAIELVKSTDIDIIISDVMMPEMDGLELCRTLKNNIETNHISIILLTAKNSIDDRIECYNAGANAYISKPFEINVLQARIHNFTLQKKQQQQEFKSNQEINISSLDYPSMDEQFLKNAILIIEKNLTETEFDINSFAGQLNLSKSTLYRKIKTITGLSPIEFIRNIKLKHASKMLKSSHISISEVAYSVGFSDPKYFASCFKAEFNITPSEFQKKQ from the coding sequence ATGGATCAATTACCCTCCAATTCTGTTCATCGAATTTTTCAGGATAGCGAAGGGTATATTTGGTTTGGAACTCCCGAAGGACTGTGCAGATATGATGGCAATAGAATAAAAATTTTCAGATCAGATATTTATTCTCCAAACTTATTTGCCAGTAACGAAATTTCCTGTATCGCTGAAGACAACAATAATAACCTTTGGATAGGAACGAATGAAGGTTTAAGTATTCTAAACAGAAACACCTATCAAATTAAAACTCATCCTGATAGTATATTGCAATCGATGGTCATTCGTGATATATTAATTGGCAGTGATAGTACCATTTGGGTTGGAGCATCAAATGCTGTGTACAGATACAATCCTGATTTTTCAAGAAAAAAAAGATATACGCATAATCAGAATGACTCAAAATCAATTCCTAATGGCGGAATTAATAAACTTTTTGAAGATTCATATCATAATATCTGGTTAACGCTATGGGAAGAAGGATTACATAAATATGATACGGAAAGTGATCGATTTATCCAATACCCTAAAATTGGACGTACAAACAATCCATTTAAAATATTTCAGGATAATCAGAATAATTACTGGATAGGTACCTGGAATGATGGCTTGTATAAGTTTACCCCTAATGCAAAAAATGATGATTTGTATACACAAATAACAATTCCTAAGACGAATTATTCTGAAGAAGAAGAAACCTTCTTTAGCTTTACTCAGGACGATAATGTTGAATATATTTGGTCAATGTCTCTGTCTGGATTAAGTACATATATGTATGACAAATCAGGTGATCTTATTCCTGTCAACACACAAGAATTACTTAAAAACACCAACAATATTTTTAGTGAAATTATAAAAGACAGAGATGGTAGTTTATGGATTGGAGCCTTTAGCGAAGGGGTGTTTAAAATTGATTTTGACAAACCTGCAATTAGTAATTTCCCAACAGATGTTCTTAATACCAAAAACAACATAGCCCCCTCTTTCACCTCAATATGTGTTGATAACGATAAGGATATTTGGGTAAACCAAAATAGGTTAGGTCTATTTATATATTCACCAGAAACGAAAACAATTAGATACTTCACAGAATTCGAAAAATTAAAAAACATACCGGAATTACTCAAAACGAATAACATCATCTATATTTCAAGCCTAAATGAAATATGGATAACAAATGATCAAAACACGAAAATTGTAAAAATTAAAAAAAAGGGATCTGACATTACTTCTCTAAAAGAAAGCTTTCTAAATAATACATACAAAGCCCCTGGTCAGATAAATCATATTTTTGAAGATAATAAGTCTAATATCTGGATTGGAACCAAGAACGCCTTATTTGTTCAACCAAGAGGATCTGAGAATATATTTCTGATAAATAAGAAAATCGGTTCAATAAACGAAATAACGCAGGATACAAATGATAACTTATGGATAATCTCTAATAATAAAGGAATATATAAAATAGCTATCCCGCAAATAGTAACAGAAGATGAAATTTCCAATTTAGAAATCGAAAACATTCAAAGTGAATTATTGAGTGACCATATCCAATCCATTACTGCCGATTTGAGTGAAAACATTTGGATTGGCACAAAAGAAGGTAGTTTAATTGCATACAATGCTACTGATAAATCATTTACAAACAGAACTGTAGATTGCGGATTAAAAGGAGAGGCCATTTTAGATATTATTTCAGACAAATACAATAATATTTGGATTACTACCTATAAAAGAATAATAGAATTTAATCCAAAAAACAATGCCTATTTTGTCTATTCAGCCTCTGATGGAGTTCAAATCAATTCTCATCTCAAAGGATCATTCTGTAAAACAACTGATTCAAAATATATATACATAGGTGGAAACAGAGGATACTCACGTTTTATCCCTTCGGAAAATTTAAACTCCCCACTAACTAAAGTTCAAACAAAAATTACAGACATAAAAGTACAGAACAAATCGATTCTTAGCCAGAACAGTGAAGTTAAATTCAATTTCAAGAATAACTCTCTTGTTTTAAGACCAGAGGATAAAAACATTGAAATTTATTTTTCGACTCTCGACTATATAAATGCAAAAAAAATAAAGTATGCATATAAATTGGAAGGAGTAGATAATGATTGGGTTTATCCTAAAAACGACAGACAATTTGCGGTTTACAATCAATTAAAAAAAGGACATTACACTTTCTGTATTAAAGCTACTGATGCACATAACCTATGGAGTACTAACATCACAAAACTTACGATTGACCGTAAACCGGCATACTATGAAACAAACATTGCATACCTCCTGTATTTTTTGTTTTTCACTCTAGGAATATTCCTGCTGTTCAAAATAATTCTGGGCAGAAGTAAATTGAAAAATGAAGTAAAAATCACCCAAATAGAGAAAAGCAAATCTGAGGAAATCACCCAAACAAAACTAAAATATTTTACAAATATTTCTCATGACCTGTTAACACCCTTAACGATAATAAATTGTTTGATAGATGATATTGAAACCACAGTTCAAAAAAACATGCCCGAATTTGGAATTATACGATCGAACATTGTCAGACTCAAAAGATTACTTCAGCAAATACTTGATTACAGAAAAGTGGAAGGTGGTAAAATGGAATTGCGTGTTGCAAAGGCGGACATTTCATCCTTTATAAATAATATCTGTTACAACCACTTTATACCAATGTTTGATAAAAAAAATATTCTATTTGAATTAAATTCAACACCTCAAGAAATAAGCGCCTATTTTGATGCCGATAAAATGGATAAAATCCTGTTTAATCTTCTATCAAATGCTTTTAAATATACCCCTAGAGATGGAAAAATTATTGTTGAGCTTACTCTTCTCATCAGAGAAAATACAGAATTTATTTCGATTAAAGTATCAGATACAGGCATAGGAATTCAACCCGAAGATATTGAACATATCTTTCAGCGATTTTATAATAACAAAACAACTGATGTAAGCGAAACAAATGGGATTGGCTTATCTCTGACAAAAGATTTAGTAGAACTTCATCACGGGAAAATATCCGTTAACAGCATACCAAAAACAGGTTCCACATTCTGCATAGAGATTCCTATTGATAAAAAAAGTTATACAATTGAAGAAATATATCCGGAAGCACAAAGTTTAGATTTAAATAATATAGATGATAAACTTCAGGAATATCCGGAAACATCTTCAAAAATCAGCAACATAAATATCCTGGTGGTTGAAGACAATGTTGAACTACTTAAAATAATTCAAAAACGCCTGCTCAAATCTTATAACGTATTAACGGCCCAAAATGGTTTAGAAGCTATTGAGCTTGTAAAATCAACGGATATAGATATAATTATTAGCGATGTAATGATGCCTGAAATGGATGGCCTCGAGTTGTGCCGAACACTAAAAAACAATATAGAAACAAATCATATTTCGATTATTCTTCTTACCGCCAAAAACAGCATAGATGATCGTATTGAGTGTTATAATGCCGGAGCAAATGCCTACATCTCCAAACCTTTTGAAATAAATGTGTTACAGGCACGAATCCATAATTTCACTTTGCAAAAGAAACAGCAGCAGCAGGAATTTAAATCTAATCAAGAAATAAATATCTCTTCATTAGATTATCCGTCAATGGATGAACAATTTTTAAAAAATGCCATTCTCATTATTGAAAAAAACTTAACGGAAACAGAGTTTGACATCAACTCTTTTGCCGGACAACTAAACCTATCCAAATCAACACTATATAGGAAAATTAAAACAATTACAGGATTATCGCCTATTGAATTTATTCGTAACATTAAACTAAAGCATGCCTCCAAAATGCTAAAATCAAGTCACATTAGCATTTCCGAAGTAGCATATTCTGTAGGGTTCTCGGATCCTAAATATTTTGCATCCTGCTTTAAAGCGGAGTTCAACATTACGCCAAGTGAATTTCAAAAAAAACAGTAA
- a CDS encoding transposase: MKRRWTLEEKLAILSEAETGNVVEVCRRYNVSTGAFYNWKKKFDTKGEAGLRVKYDNSSPEMKKAEEEIRILRKLLADREIELEIQKELLKKKFGTDDPRKI; the protein is encoded by the coding sequence ATGAAAAGACGTTGGACATTAGAAGAAAAACTAGCCATTTTAAGCGAGGCAGAAACTGGTAATGTAGTAGAAGTTTGTAGAAGGTATAATGTTAGTACTGGAGCTTTCTATAATTGGAAAAAGAAGTTCGATACTAAGGGAGAAGCTGGCTTAAGAGTTAAATATGATAACAGCAGTCCAGAGATGAAGAAAGCTGAGGAAGAGATTCGGATTCTACGCAAGCTTTTAGCAGACCGGGAAATAGAATTGGAAATTCAGAAAGAGCTTCTAAAAAAAAAGTTTGGAACAGACGATCCAAGAAAAATCTAG
- a CDS encoding IS3 family transposase, giving the protein MKDLLKYVGLSESSYYYKEKLNGRKGVLPSKQTKHSNDGLVEERTVVEAIKGVLEHEFIDCGYRIMTKYLQRKGYKINHKKVYRIMSNTGLLKPNSRIKRSGGGRKFVRFRKVHTSHPMECLEMDIKMIWIPNMGKNAYLLSIIDVHTRKILGYTFAFNVKQKEVIELLSTIVDEYPTPESLIIRSDNGSQFIARNVRDYIHLVGFEQEFTHVATPEENAHIEAYHGTLKRDIFDRVDYRTFGEIQQIIKRYVPFYNSERLHGLLGRITPNEKWKQDQHLIKKLGKIA; this is encoded by the coding sequence ATCAAAGATTTGTTAAAGTATGTAGGACTCTCTGAGAGTAGTTATTACTATAAAGAGAAGTTAAATGGCAGAAAAGGTGTTTTGCCTAGCAAGCAAACCAAGCATAGTAACGATGGCCTGGTTGAAGAAAGGACTGTTGTAGAAGCTATAAAAGGCGTATTGGAGCATGAGTTTATTGATTGTGGTTATCGAATAATGACAAAGTATCTTCAGCGTAAGGGTTATAAGATCAATCACAAGAAAGTGTACAGAATAATGAGTAATACAGGACTTTTAAAGCCTAATTCAAGAATTAAAAGAAGTGGTGGTGGGCGCAAGTTCGTAAGATTTAGGAAGGTTCACACAAGCCATCCTATGGAGTGTCTTGAAATGGATATCAAGATGATTTGGATTCCCAATATGGGAAAGAACGCTTATCTTTTATCGATAATTGATGTTCATACTAGAAAAATATTAGGTTATACTTTTGCATTCAATGTAAAGCAAAAAGAGGTGATTGAATTATTATCAACAATTGTCGATGAATATCCAACTCCAGAATCTCTGATAATCAGATCTGATAATGGAAGTCAGTTTATTGCTCGTAATGTGAGAGATTACATTCATTTAGTCGGGTTTGAACAAGAATTTACTCACGTGGCAACACCTGAAGAAAATGCGCATATTGAAGCATATCATGGTACTTTAAAGAGAGATATCTTTGACAGAGTCGATTATCGTACTTTCGGTGAAATACAGCAGATTATAAAAAGATATGTGCCATTCTATAATAGTGAAAGATTACATGGTTTACTTGGGAGAATTACTCCAAATGAAAAGTGGAAGCAGGATCAGCATTTAATTAAAAAGCTAGGGAAAATAGCTTAG